The Gigantopelta aegis isolate Gae_Host chromosome 9, Gae_host_genome, whole genome shotgun sequence genomic sequence tgtttaaacacctgtttatgtcttaaccgcgcgtaactacatacatttacaatgtttaaacacctgtttatgtcttaaccgtgcgtaactacatacatttacaatgtttaaacacctgcgtttaagaaaaaaaacaggcttcgtaaattcggcccattgcTTTTACCAGACTGTTTACTGAAAATAGCCCAGCTGGATTAAATGTAGCATGggacatttaaaaatagtaagGTGGCATTATCATATTTAGAATTAGTACAAATACAATTGTTCTGTCGAGGTAGATTAGACGAATTAAGATGATATTTAATATCAGTGATTATGTTGTGTATTTTCAATGTATCTGTCAGAATTCCAAGGATTTGAGTAAAGTGGGTCAAAGTAATATTGGAGCAGTCTTGATTGAGCTCAGGTGTACCAGTCACCTTCGTTGGTGATCTGTTAGTACCGTATCAAATTCAAATCTGTGCTGTatccagccccaagttcagccagcaaacgtttagCTGAccttcgcgaactatttgattggttcccgaagCGGTGATTCTGTTTATTGCGTatcgtaaaaaataaatatcagtctagcgaacgttattagcgacaagcggttgactgaacGTACACATGATGAACGTGTggtttgaccaatcaaaacaccgATGGTATCAGTCTACCAGCAGCCTTTTACACTGGGCGCACCGGAGATGACAGCTCATGGACGAGAAATGTCGTGCACAACAAAATATCTTAGGCTTGTGTCAAACACAGAGAAATGGCTAAAGTGAATTGTAAGATGCAATTTCAGTCTGATTTGGATTATTAGAGTATGGAAAAATGCGTGTGTTACGTAACTTTCCTTTGTTGctacttttatttttcattatttattaatgacgTTTATAACTCGATTAAAGGGTTTATTTTCTTTTCGAAAACAAAATTAGCTTGTTTTTGTACCAATAAGACTGCTGTTAActtattgataataatttatatcGGACACATTCcataaaaaatatctttgttCTTGTTATTCTCGAGACAAATGAAATAGTTACTGTCTACCATTTATGTTTACAAAggagacatatatatatatatatatatatatatatatatatatatatatatatatatatatatatatatatatatatatatatatatctatatgtatatgtatatgaagggtccatGGGAATAACCTAAGAcgtccaaacagatagtcagtattataacaatcgtgtatgtcaaggtcacaatgataCACTAAATTtaaaacctataattatggtaggccattaaagggacataccctagtttttaaacactaatgcatatttttttactattagagccgtttttgataactgaaatcatactttacttaagagtttattgtttagattatccatttcgtacattcgaagtgtttttggtcatcctggtgtttttaatataacaaaatgcatttctcatattttttaaaaacgcacgtgcgtctgagacgTAACAGTTTTGCAGTCgagtttttgtctatttttagagggtatttcaccattttaaagtcacagactcatgtttcactcagttgtaactttatccaaatgtgttacaggtttgtagattaactaaacttggtgtgcattttcatgggctgaaactagggtctgtccctttaaaagttgtTGGTAAATTATACGTTCTTGGGTATAAATATTCCACGACtggtaaactttaaaattaaagaatATATCACCTTAAAGTGTGACATGACAGGTTATTTCCGTGGatccttcatatatatatatatatatatatatgaatgtttgttttcaggTATCACTGTTCCTGATTTGATCGCATTGGGGTCGAGGGATATATttttactatacacaccaccagCCTATCTCCCTAAAATAAACCTTTAATATGCATATGGGAAACGGTGTGGCAGACTGACGGCAGATTGACCCAATGCGTTCAGATCGGGAACAAGCCTAGTGGTTATCACACGCTAACTGTGTTATATGAACTTGTTCCATCAGTTGaaaaaacagtaaaataaaaaaagtaataacattatatttcaatagtatgaaatgttaaattgaaatatgttttattactgtTGCATAGTAATTTTGTCACAAAGATAAAAGCGTTCACACTGTCATTGTACATACATCTTCACAATGTTCCATCTTTTGTacggttttttcttttgtatgatcgtatttgataataaatacttttatatacatacatgcgtgTGGTAAGCATTTTATTCTCATCAATAGCGAAAAACTGTTGATTGTCCATGTTCATGATTAATATTTAGTACCAACGTTCCAAGCAGTACAACCCAcccggggtgggggtgggggatggagtagctcagtcggttgagtgctcgcttgaggtttttgcgtcgcaggatcgaaccatctcggtggatctattcaactgattggggtttttcttattccatccagtgcaccacaactgttcaaaggccgtggtatgttctttcctgtctgtgggaaagtgaaaataaaagatcGTTTGCTGCATTTGAaaaatggagcgggtttccttaaatgactatatgtcataattaccaaatgtttgacatccaatatccaatgattaattaaccaatgtgctctagtggtgtcaaaaacaaaacaaaacccactctGGGTGCGCCCCAAAGGATGTTTTATCAATCACCTTTGCAGATAACTTAACGGCTAGTGGCTTTCAAATATACTAGTTAATACTGATCgaaaaatgaaagaagaaacccacgTACATTGAacaagtatataaaaataatataaactatagAGTACTTCTGATTACATTAAGaataatgttaattatttttttaaaagtttacaaatttaaaaagtcGCGTTccataaaaccccccaaaaaaacacacacaccgtGGAAGCTATTTTGATATCTACTTTCAgaggcaggacagcacacaccacggggtttaatatttatttcataagAAATGGGGTAGAATGGAATACTACAAAATTGTCATACGCTtccaaccccccaaaacccacattttttaaaaatacattaaattgcatatatatattttttttttataatgacaATCCACTACCCATACGTGTCTACccgtcccaccccaccccgagaTAATTCTTACAATACATTCTAGTCGGGATCTGTCTTGTTTTTACTCAGTGGAATGTAGATAACCGAGTTCGGTTTTTAGCTCTCTCAACGTTCTTCATCCAAGTCGTGGATGTTTCGCATGACAGGCTTGACCTAAAGATGTCACTGATTATAGCATTTTCCTGTCAACTAGTTCGCTTCTCGTGTTTCACAATGGTCGCCGATAATTcgtatatatttgttatataacgCAAACTGTAGTTAACCGTTTAGTTAACATCACATTTAACGTAaccatatatatttgtaaagaaattcagttatatattattttaaacatttactacgTTCAATTAGTCATGTCGTTAGTAGTATATTACACCTGTGAGAAGTGGAATTTACAAACGAAGACACGATGTACAAAGTGTTGATATACTATGTTTGTCTGCTATGCATCCTACTACATGGTAAGTTACTTCATTAACAAGTTACACTATAGTATCGCgctatattatattaaacaaatgtgttgagggtggggttttttttaactctgTCGTTGGTGTGACAAGTTCAAAGTAGAACACGGTCCAATCACCGACTCAGGTATTTCGATGTGGGGACAGAAGACTAAGAAGTAGGTCACCTGCTGAAATATATACACCAACAGTTGATAATTAACCAGGCTGTGCTCGTTCGTACTACTACCTTTTTCAAACATTATCATTTAgtgttatatataattacacacGACGCATTATGGCATAGGTCTGGTTGTTGCCTGGAATTCCACTGCTGTAGTCACGCGGTATTGTATACACCTTTACAAAAGTTAAGCACCTGTCAACGTCTTATCTGTTAAAAGGAATGCTTTGTTAACGGTCAGTAATCCTACTTCCAGAGGTACgaaccttttttgttttatacatgCATTTTGAGCTCTTACAAATAGTATATGAAATAGCCACAAGCACATAACAGCGGGATTAGAATACCAACACGCTGAATACTCCCCACAACAATTAAGCAACTTATAATGGGTTTTTACCCTCCATAAATCATCATTGTAACTGTGTGTCcacttattttaacaatatctgaACCAAAACAACGCAAAATGTCAGTACagtactattaaaaaaaaaatattaaaaaaactgaaCAAGAGTAGATATCATTATCTATCTCGATGTTGTCGtagttgtaataattaaaaaaacatatcgATCAAAATATGTTGCTCTCTGGGGTTGGGGGTGTGTTATCATAATGTGGCAGTTGTACtgcattttgtttaaaacagaaattaaatgGTGAAGTTAACCCCAGCATATATTAAACCATAAAAATGATACGTTTAATGTAACTACAAGTCCTGCACTAGAAactaagagaagaaacccgtttgCCACCACACAGGCCACTATtgttgattagcagcaaggtgttCTGCATTCACTTCTATAAATAGATGTgtcctctgatataccagtcgtgcagcAGTGGTTGGGACGGGCAAATGTTAATGCGTTTGTTGACTGAGGGTGATCGATCGATCATACAACTCCCCACCCCCCTCGGGAGCGTATATAGCTCAGCTACATTCTGTCATTGtggtatgggctcccatttttataaagggggtggggtgggggtggcgtAAAGGAGGCAGGCtgattttgcccgaattgaTCGGAAATGCCCGATTCTGGATAAATATAAGGCTACATTTTGATATCGTAAGGTATTTGGTAAGGTATTGATAACGGTGataactggctggaacgtgtttaccgacaccactagagcacattcatttattaatcatccgctattggattcaaacatttggtaattctgacatatagtcttagagaggaaagacGTTaccatttttcccattagtagcaattaatgatcttctatatacaccatcccacaaacatggtagtacatatcatggcttttgatatacaccagtcgtagtgcactggctggaagaagAAATAAAGACTAAAGGGTCAACCGACGGGTGTCGATCCTAGAGTGACCTCTAGTGCTTTATCACTGCGCTAGATCCCGCCTCGGATGGGGATTAGTGCATCAGCTTATATGGATAGACCAGCTTTGAGGATACAATGACCTTCCAGTCTCTACATTACTCTCGACGGTGCAACTGCCGCCGCCCCGATAACCCCTACatgataattcgaagtgttattatATCACTGTCTGATAACACATCTGTTGCTAGTATGATAACCTTGGCGTTGCTATGTGATATTATATCAGGTCACTAGGAAATGAATTCTACGCATGACAATTTGTTAATTAGTAGAAAATGTGTTCTGCGCATGACGGCTGGTTACTCAATTTTCAGGTAGGTCGTTTCctcattttcaaacatttatttacatcaataattgttgaactgcataaatagaTATAACATTTGAACTTCCCGTAATATCACATTgtctcttatttttaaaatctccaTTCTTCGCTCCCATTATATTCGGAACCAGCCAGCgttttgtattaaacattttaaaacaaaaacagcaagACTTTTCCTGCGAAGAATGTTTCCATCGGAACAGCGTCTTacgtcacagtcactagcagccagtgaCATAGATCTTCTTCGCGTCACAAATAAACTTATATTGTAACAGAAAAACCCTACAAACAATTGTAATATTGTGACacagcctgagtactctgaccgtaaaagagcaagacggacatttggacagttacgACGCTCCAATTACGGCCAGAGACAACTGTATATGAAACCTGCGCAATCTGTGCCTAggaaacggtagtcaaagatccCCGCTCTCATACAACACTcgtatgtttgacgttaaatacctttacatcgatcactTTCGAGTTCACTGATAGCAAACAGTTGATATACTAATcactactacacacacactacaggaaaaaACCCTTCAGCACATATGTATTTAACCTACACATTATTGAAAAGgagtgctgtcgggtttcttcttgtagtgtgtgtattagtgattaatatgtcaaacataggattgtagTTTCTGACGGTAATGAGAGCGCCAAAACTGTCTAAATGTatgtcttgctctcttacggtcagagtacttggGTTATATTatgacacaacagactttgaaatataattaaaggaTTTAATTTAAAATCTGGAGACACATAAATTAAAATCTGAAGACACATCTGGTTGGCAATGCtattcccaagatgctttcaGGCTCTTATCCGACTTCCGGTAGTAGTTTCAAAACGAGAATACTAATGGTTTCTATACAGCTTTTGACTAAAACAGTAAAAATGTAACTTGAAAtgggttgcatgataaaaatatatatatatatatataccaggttacgttttgatatcgtggttatttggctcggttcgataacagtgcaccacgactggtatatatatatatataatcaacagccgtgatatgtgctacctTAGTGcatatgggatagtgcatataaaagatcccttgctactaatggggtaaaaatgtagcgggttttctctctaagactatgtcagaattaccaaatgtttgacattcagtgaACACGGGGCGGGATTgatctcagtcggttgagtgctcgcttgaggtgcttgcgtcgcatgatcgaaccacctcggtggatccattcaactgattgtttttttttccatttccaaccagtgcaccacaactggacaaatgctatggtatgtgcgttcctgtctatgaggaagtgcatataaaatatcccttgctgcattaggaaaaatgtagcgggtttcctctaatgaaaacgaatcataattaccaaatgtttgacatccaatagccgatgtttaattaatcaatgtgctctagtggtgtcgttaaccaaaacaaactttgaactcCCATCTaattgtgttttagtggtgAGCGCGCTCGTCTGTCACCAGTGTGCGGAGATCGGCGGGGACGACTGCGGGGACCCGTACGACCCTATTGGCAACGACAACACCGACGACTGCGGGGACAAGGACACGCACTGTGTCAAGTACAAGACGATTATCAAGATCCGAGACTCCGGCTACATCAACGGACGTGAACGAGGTCTGTACAGGCAGAGGGGCCATTCGAATGTTATGTAACGCTTGAGgatttatatgcacagacattaCTAGTATGTAGCGTTAcacggggtgggtgggtggatgtactggacagcgttacgtaacgcatttttaaaattactaatttttatattattattatttttatatatatatatatagcagagatggggtaatcgtaatcagtaataGATTGTAAAATGATTACATGTTTTCgttttcatgtaatcgcaatagtaatcgattacattgtttgagaatgtcatgtaatcgcaatcgtaatcaattacattgctaatgtaatcgtacTCAGCGATTACGTTCATGAttaatcataattatttactagacttagatgtgtttagcatcaactccagtaacagtgcctatagttagaagcagtactggtcagtcagtagaactgatctcccattgtcgtCTACTAtcatagtagaactattatttgccttgagaaacagaggatcataacgtctggattatcaaatgaattttacccaggggatgaagacacacattcacataatggtatctatcgtgtttacgtttactataaaaccacttgaatgaatacagAGTTCTAGCtagtaatatataaaagggCGCTACATCATGCCCcagttttgtgtcctaattcattgccgtaaaaaaatgaataatatatatatatttaatatatatatttgtttttataataaaacacttgcacTCTGAATGCATATACAGCTTTATCACGGGTCTGGATTCAACTAAGAAACGCTTGACAATATctcgttttgtcacaggtgtgaaagtccaccaatggtaccgtggcaaactttcttttctttcgttagtggttacgactgcagacgggcagacgggcagccagccagtcgtatcaagcttgattccatgggcagtcatcctcaccctgtcgcagacacaatcacaaataacgtaactaattaagcaaacacccagttgaaagtagtctatcacgataaaccttggtttatttttctttaaaataacttaaaatattaatacgtctgataaaaattcccgaaagctgattttaatagatgttctatgaaacgcggcgcttctaatgataccaaaataaacacacccagaccgagatacttgtaattttcaccgatACAGTTGGATCCTTATACTATAGCACAAagcaagcatgactgcaaatcgatttattaataatagtcatttttagaatgtcaacaattaaatgcaatgagcaacttgtgcacatgtatgcagatatcaatttaattatttatttacttgtttgtaatttgtggatggtattaaatggtatacgttctacaaacaataaaaaacccaacaagtaatttgcaattactaattatggcttatttcaataatatagcaaaatgtatatgttatgtattgatacaataattatacctatggttatgggtacctTGTCGttaataatccaaatttaagaataataaatctggttttggaaacttATTTcctccctgcagtatacatacgtttataaatgtttgaaataatttataaataatcaaaaattatccattatgtctttcaatgaatgaaatcggtatggttgtaaaataaagtgcataacttcatggtggtaacatcatttcattatttgtgtagatttgtggaaatgtaatcatgattgtaatcatgattgctagacaatgtattcgcaatcgtaatcgattactttcaattatcttgtaatcgtaatcgtaatcgtgacattctaaagtaatcgtaatcgtaatcgattacttttgtcaagtaatcgccccatctctgatatatatatatatatatatatatatatatatatatatatatatactcttcaaaaaaagaaacgcaaaagggtacaaatgggttataactccgattttatgtttcctaccggttcatgctttgtgaatataaggtcattgcatgtcccaaacacattcccacggttacattcgataaaacgcagctactgtacaataaagttccaaaatgtgaatattcgcaaaaacgcagccacgtgcaaaccatgtcaccactgcacgtgcgttgtctgcacgtgcatcatgaacaccgacagtataaaagtgcagggtgttcgcttgcctggcctctgtatctggccaacagttgacaatccaggacatgccaagtctcagtgaaccgcagagaaacaatgccatcggccgactagatgcaggcgaatccagaacggccgttgccagggcattccatgtgtccccaagcaccatctccagactgtgggaccgttaccagcaacatggatcaacacgtgacctccctagatccggtcgaccacgggtcactacccccgggcaggaccgctacatccgggtacgccaccttcgggaacgattgactactgccacctccacagccgcagcaataccaggtttgcgcaggatatccgaccagaccgtacggaaccgcctacgtgaggtaggaattcgtgccagacgtccagttcgaggtgtcatcttaacaccacaacaccgtcgactccgactgcagtggtgccagattcatcgacaatggcctcaactgcgatggagacaggtgtggttcagtgacgagtcccgatttctgctccgacgtcatgatggaagatgtcgcgtgtttaggcgtcgtggtgaacgttatgcggcaaactgcgtgcaggaagtggacagattcggcggggatagtgtcatggtgtgggcagccatctcacacactggtagaactgacctggtccacgtgcagggcaacctgaatgcacagggctacattgaccagatcctccggccacacatcgttccagttatggccaacgccaacgcagtgttccaacatgacaacgccagacctcacacagcacgtctcacaacggctttcctacagaacaacaacattaatgtccttccttggccatcgatatcaccggatttgaacccaattgagcatctatgggacgagttggaccgacgcctccgacagcgacaaccacagccccagaccctgcccgagctggcagcagccttgcaggccgagtgggccaccatcccccgggacgtcatccgtactctggttgcttcaatgggcaggcggtgccaggcagttgtcaacacacgcggaggccacacccggtattgactccagatgaccttgaccttggtggtgtgtcctatcacttactcacaatggactagagtgaattgtgaacaatcctgcaacatttggtaattatcggactcaccattcaataattaaatcaattctccaaatgttacgacaatgtggttttgcgtttcttcttttgaagagtatatatatatatatttacaaacgCTCTGTCACGGCGACAATGTTTAATATAAAGTAGGTACGTAGTAATAGCTATATATGTAAAAGCAccataatgatttaaaaattaaacagaaaCATTTAAAATCGAATTGACATGCGTATCTGAGCTTTCCCAATTCGCAAAACAGtacgttaaaattatattgcaCCCATAACATGGCTTGTTTGTGAATGGGAGGAGGGTCTCCAAGCGTTACGTAAtgtatatttatcatccattaaaggcttttgtaggagatatcgctgacactataatttgtgatatctcctgcgatattctccgcaggagatatcgcttcttataatcttgattggtcaaattctaatcacaagacaatgttttgttacgtcactgtgtttgtttcagcgctaaacctaccattagtgacgtcacatcactgc encodes the following:
- the LOC121380921 gene encoding uncharacterized protein LOC121380921; its protein translation is MYKVLIYYVCLLCILLHVVSALVCHQCAEIGGDDCGDPYDPIGNDNTDDCGDKDTHCVKYKTIIKIRDSGYINGRERESVIVSRLCERLDGRSDGCKGQKADSGIIIKCICSTDGCNGAGFTTVSVGVLMFGLVAHMLASVV